The proteins below are encoded in one region of Oncorhynchus masou masou isolate Uvic2021 unplaced genomic scaffold, UVic_Omas_1.1 unplaced_scaffold_6___fragment_2___debris, whole genome shotgun sequence:
- the LOC135538985 gene encoding serine/threonine/tyrosine-interacting-like protein 1 isoform X2, translating into MAGITFCEASELYNILNQYTRLSRLAEFNFLCLIDARAKGQYNASHIITARNAKWDSKGKLIMPVGVEVESMRYIVVYDSSTSSLQGSAEAIECAEALTKSSHYPVQILKGGYQRFSAFYPFFRTQKILYTIKELESLRPYPVELLPGQLYMGNYKQAINPHVLKDLKLSALVNVSEDSCHMFEKGNHTILHINVSDSVEADLYSSFERICVFIASRLNTGSAVLIFSSHGISRCSAAAMAFLLHHLKYTLGEVWEHVLQCKTNMRPNRGFVQQLSDWELHTLGRRITDIAEPRY; encoded by the exons ATGGCTGGAATAACCTTTTGTGAGGCGTCTGAGCTTTACAACATTCTCAACCAGTACACTCGGCTGTCCAGACTGGCAGAGTTCAACTTCCTCTGTTTGATTG ATGCCCGTGCTAAAGGACAGTACAATGCCAGCCATATCATTACTGCCAGAAATGCAAAATGG GACTCTAAAGGCAAACTCATTATGCCTGTAGGCGTGGAGGTGGAGAGTATGAGGTATATTGTGGTTTATGACAGCAGCACCAGTTCTTTACAAGGTTCAG ctgAGGCTATTGAGTGCGCTGAGGCCCTGACAAAATCAAGTCACTATCCTGTCCAGATTCTGAAAGGAGGCTATCAGAGGTTCTCAGCCTTTTATCCTTTCTTCAGGACACAGAAAATCCTTTACACCATAAAG GAATTGGAGAGCTTGAGGCCTTATCCAGTGGAGCTCTTGCCAGGTCAACTCTACATGGGCAATTACAAGCAGGCCATCAATCCCCATGTCCTTAAAGATCTGAAACTGAGCGCCCTTGTCAATGTCTCTGAAGACAGTTGTCACAT GTTTGAAAAAGGAAACCACACCATCCTTCACATCAATGTGTCAGATTCAGTGGAGGCTGATCTGTACTCCAGTTTTGAGAGGATTTGTGTTTTTATTG CCTCTCGTCTCAACACTGGATCTGCAGTTTTGATCTTTTCAAGTCATGGAATAAGCCGCTGTAGTGCTGCGGCCATGGCTTTTCTTTTGCACCACTTGAAATATACACTGGGG GAGGTCTGGGAGCATGTCCTGCAATGTAAAACGAACATGAGGCCAAACCGAGGGTTTGTACAACAGCTGTCCGACTGGGAGCTGCACACACTGGGTAGAAGAATCACTGATATTGCAGAGCCCCGCTATTGA
- the LOC135538985 gene encoding serine/threonine/tyrosine-interacting-like protein 1 isoform X1, translated as MLMFGENKYVYSSQVVRFPTMAGITFCEASELYNILNQYTRLSRLAEFNFLCLIDARAKGQYNASHIITARNAKWDSKGKLIMPVGVEVESMRYIVVYDSSTSSLQGSAEAIECAEALTKSSHYPVQILKGGYQRFSAFYPFFRTQKILYTIKELESLRPYPVELLPGQLYMGNYKQAINPHVLKDLKLSALVNVSEDSCHMFEKGNHTILHINVSDSVEADLYSSFERICVFIASRLNTGSAVLIFSSHGISRCSAAAMAFLLHHLKYTLGEVWEHVLQCKTNMRPNRGFVQQLSDWELHTLGRRITDIAEPRY; from the exons ATGTTGATGTTCGGCGAAAACAAATATGTGTATTCTTCACAA GTTGTCAGGTTTCCTACAATGGCTGGAATAACCTTTTGTGAGGCGTCTGAGCTTTACAACATTCTCAACCAGTACACTCGGCTGTCCAGACTGGCAGAGTTCAACTTCCTCTGTTTGATTG ATGCCCGTGCTAAAGGACAGTACAATGCCAGCCATATCATTACTGCCAGAAATGCAAAATGG GACTCTAAAGGCAAACTCATTATGCCTGTAGGCGTGGAGGTGGAGAGTATGAGGTATATTGTGGTTTATGACAGCAGCACCAGTTCTTTACAAGGTTCAG ctgAGGCTATTGAGTGCGCTGAGGCCCTGACAAAATCAAGTCACTATCCTGTCCAGATTCTGAAAGGAGGCTATCAGAGGTTCTCAGCCTTTTATCCTTTCTTCAGGACACAGAAAATCCTTTACACCATAAAG GAATTGGAGAGCTTGAGGCCTTATCCAGTGGAGCTCTTGCCAGGTCAACTCTACATGGGCAATTACAAGCAGGCCATCAATCCCCATGTCCTTAAAGATCTGAAACTGAGCGCCCTTGTCAATGTCTCTGAAGACAGTTGTCACAT GTTTGAAAAAGGAAACCACACCATCCTTCACATCAATGTGTCAGATTCAGTGGAGGCTGATCTGTACTCCAGTTTTGAGAGGATTTGTGTTTTTATTG CCTCTCGTCTCAACACTGGATCTGCAGTTTTGATCTTTTCAAGTCATGGAATAAGCCGCTGTAGTGCTGCGGCCATGGCTTTTCTTTTGCACCACTTGAAATATACACTGGGG GAGGTCTGGGAGCATGTCCTGCAATGTAAAACGAACATGAGGCCAAACCGAGGGTTTGTACAACAGCTGTCCGACTGGGAGCTGCACACACTGGGTAGAAGAATCACTGATATTGCAGAGCCCCGCTATTGA
- the LOC135538983 gene encoding nonsense-mediated mRNA decay factor SMG8-like, whose protein sequence is MALPVSVGALLESEVIEDPLYKDEGLCVLGIFGKTAMLPGSPKEFLINTLADKHIYPLFGLDETDNHNSGSLIQAYYSQENRVLYLVLTSVCDNRQLLWACESLSTGVGHSEAHEFWKGADKQHCLALLYLFSLCHVLLLVHPTCCFDVTYDRLFRALDALRQKVLPLLRAAIKDSTISKEWKVNCRPCPPRLLFVFQMNGALRSYAGNGSDPSGGNPDKPKKHSPRRRLQHALEDQIYRIFRKSRVLTNQSSNCLFTVPANQAFVYVVPGPEEDPVAGVLGQLRSNCALRENDTSTSVSGPRRYQQMRHSARQPSFNVESSSLSGGQLVDCNLKEFLWQHVELVLTKKGFDDSVGRNPQPSHFELPTYSKWAQVAYRLHQVMIANTEEETAELAVKVQSQLKFLEGFLDADAKFSENRCQKALPLAHSAYQSNLPHNYTTTVHKNQLTQALRVYSQHARGVAFQRYALQLHEDCYKFWSNGHQLCEERSLTDQHCVHKFHLLPQPDEKPEMDRNPPILNHNSRGRSTSSCNCGRKQAPREDPFDIQAANYDFYQMFEEKCCGKLERIDFPVFQPSTPDPAPACEEAPRPTEVAAPVPVPPSEPGSGPSEGERLKESIPASHPVSHTPGESTSLSLALSLGQSTDSLGPYGDGGGGEGQEKRPSLVDRQASTVEYLPGMLHSGCSKGLLPKFSSWSLVKLGPAKTYNPHTGLEQPGFLPGSSFLLPWDVVIRSRSEEEVGLTEPLDGGPSSWPAPNKTVAGKRGSAGGLGRGRRRDDVARAFVGFEYEDSRGRRFLSSGPDKVVKVLGPGGAKEPATRALNTDMPLYIPSPAQGRGLKTHYAQLARLYIVVPDAPLEITLNPQVQPGPPPCPVFHPERTELVLPSDGLWVLRFPYSYVTDRGPCYPPKENQPLASYKVLRGILRASPLPPQ, encoded by the exons ATGGCGTTGCCCGTGAGTGTGGGAGCGCTTCTAGAATCAGAAGTAATAGAGGATCCATTATACAAAGATGAAGGTCTCTGTGTACTTGGTATATTCGGTAAGACTGCAATGCTACCCGGATCACCGAAAGAGTTTCTAATCAACACGCTCGCGGACAAGCACATCTATCCACTATTTGGACTGGATGAGACAGACAATCACAACAGTGGAAGCTTGATTCAGGCGTACTACAGCCAAGAAAACCGCGTATTGTATCTGGTGCTAACTTCAGTTTGTGACAACCGACAGCTTTTGTGGGCGTGTGAGTCTTTGAGTACGGGCGTCGGACACTCGGAGGCGCACGAATTCTGGAAAGGAGCAGATAAACAGCATTGCTTAGCATTGCTTTACCTATTCTCGTTGTGCCATGTCCTGCTACTGGTCCATCCGACATGCTGTTTTGATGTCACCTATGACCGATTGTTCCGTGCTCTGGATGCACTTCGCCAGAAAGTTCTGCCACTACTACGTGCTGCAATCAAGGATTCCACCATATCCAAAGAATGGAAGGTGAACTGCCGGCCCTGTCCTCCTCGCCTGCTATTCGTATTCCAGATGAATGGAGCCCTGCGAAGCTATGCTGGAAATGGTTCAGACCCTTCTGGGGGAAATCCTGATAAGCCCAAGAAACACTCGCCAAGGAGACGCCTCCAGCATGCATTGGAAGACCAGATATATCGCATTTTCCGGAAAAGTCGGGTCCTCACCAACCAGAGCAGTAATTGCTTATTCACTGTCCCTGCTAACCAAGCGTTTGTTTACGTGGTGCCTGGGCCAGAGGAGGACCCAGTGGCAGGCGTGCTAGGGCAGCTGCGCTCCAACTGTGCCCTGAGGGAAAATGACACCAGCACCTCGGTGTCTGGACCCAGGCGCTACCAACAAATGCGTCACTCTGCAAGACAACCATCCTTCAATGTAGAAAGCAGCAGCCTCTCAGGGGGGCAACTAGTAGACTGTAATCTGAAGGAGTTCCTTTGGCAGCATGTCGAACTGGTGTTGACCAAGAAAGGCTTTGATGACAGCGTTGGTCGCAATCCGCAGCCTTCTCATTTTGAGCTGCCAACCTACTCCAAATGGGCACAAGTGGCCTACAGGCTGCATCAGGTCATGATAGCCAACACAGAGGAGGAAACTGCAGAGCTGGCTGTCAAAGTGCAGAGTCAGCTTAAGTTTTTGGAAGGTTTCCTGGACGCAGATGCCAAGTTCTCTGAGAACCGCTGCCAGAAAGCCCTGCCACTTGCACATAGCGCCTACCAGTCTAACCTTCCCCATAACTATACCACCACTGTGCATAAAAACCAACTGACACAAGCACTTCGGGTCTACAGCCAGCATGCACGCGGTGTAGCTTTTCAGCGCTATGCCTTGCAGTTGCATGAGGACTGCTACAAGTTCTGGAGTAATGGGCATCAGTTATGTGAAGAGCGCAGTCTGACAGACCAACACTGTGTGCACAAGTTTCACCTGCTGCCTCAGCCAG ATGAGAAGCCAGAGATGGACCGCAACCCGCCCATCCTCAACCACAACAGCAGGGGGCGTTCCACTAGCTCGTGTAACTGTGGCCGGAAGCAAGCCCCTCGTGAGGACCCCTTTGACATCCAAGCTGCCAACTACGACTTCTACCAA ATGTTTGAGGAGAAATGCTGCGGGAAGCTGGAGAGGATCGACTTTCCTGTTTTCCAGCCAAGCACCCCAGACCCAGCCCCGGCCTGTGAAGAAGCACCCAGACCCACTGAGGTGgctgccccagtcccagtcccaccgTCAGAGCCTGGGTCAGGGCCATCAGAGGGGGAGAGGCTAAAGGAGAGCATCCCAGCGTCCCACCCAGTGTCCCACACCCCCGGAGAGAGCACCAGCCTCAGCCTGGCCCTCAGCCTGGGCCAGTCCACTGACAGCCTAGGGCCTTATGGAGATGGAGGGGGCGGTGAGGGCCAGGAGAAGAGGCCCAGCCTGGTGGATCGCCAGGCCTCCACTGTGGAGTACCTTCCAGGCATGCTCCACTCAGGCTGCTCCAAAGGTCTGCTGCCTAAGTTCTCCAGCTGGTCGCTGGTCAAGCTTGGCCCTGCTAAGACCTACAACCCCCACACTGGCCTGGAGCAGCCAGGCTTCCTGCCTGGCTCCTCCTTCCTCCTGCCCTGGGACGTGGTGATTCGCTCCCGCTCTGAAGAGGAGGTGGGCTTAACTGAGCCCTTGGATGGGGGACCCTCCTCCTGGCCGGCCCCCAACAAAACCGTGGCGGGGAAGCGAGGGAGTGCAGGGGGCCTTGGTCGGGGACGCAGGCGGGATGACGTGGCCCGGGCCTTTGTGGGCTTTGAGTACGAGGACAGTAGGGGCCGGCGTTTCCTCAGCTCAGGACCTGATAAAGTGGTGAAAGTGCTGGGGCCTGGAGGGGCCAAAGAGCCGGCCACCAGGGCCCTGAACACAGACATGCCCCTGTACATTCCCTCTCCAGCCCAGGGGCGTGGCCTAAAGACCCACTACGCCCAGCTGGCGCGCCTCTACATTGTGGTCCCTGACGCCCCCTTGGAGATAACACTCAACCCACAG GTCCAACCCGGCCCCCCTCCATGTCCAGTGTTCCACCCCGAGCGGACAGAGCTGGTGCTGCCCTCCGATGGCCTGTGGGTCCTACGTTTCCCCTATTCCTATGTCACAGACCGTGGCCCATGCTACCCACCTAAAGAGAACCAGCCCCTGGCCAGCTACAAGGTCCTCAGAGGCATCCTGCGTGCCAGCCCTCTTCCTCCACAGTAA